Proteins from a single region of Electrophorus electricus isolate fEleEle1 chromosome 5, fEleEle1.pri, whole genome shotgun sequence:
- the LOC118241335 gene encoding myb-binding protein 1A-like protein, with product MTEKAPSWDTCSLISSTDFLLCVNLVDTAVENITGAVRKHQQGQACVIVLRALQPKEVKQLMTTAQWTELCQTTADQLQQSLQHTECKNKAVHGKMLKAWNSVTSGSKRFSVRRWR from the exons ATGACTGAAAAAGCCCCTTCATGGGATACATGTTCATTAATCTCTTCAACAGATTTCCt gttGTGTGTGAATCTGGTAGACACTGCAGTAGAGAACATCACCGGGGCAGTGAGGAAACATCAGCAG GGCCAGGCGTGTGTGATAGTTCTGAGAGCTCTGCAGCCTAAAGAGGTGAAGCAGCTGATGACTACAGCCCAGTGGACTGAACTCTGCCAGACAACAGCAGA CCAGCTCCAGCAG AGTCTCCAGCACACAGAGTGCAAGAACAAGGCAGTTCATGGGAAGATGCTGAAGGCCTGGAACTCTGTCACTTCCGGGTCAAAACGGTTCTCAGTGAG AAGGTGGAGGTGA